One Mycobacteroides abscessus ATCC 19977 genomic window carries:
- the rsmA gene encoding 16S rRNA (adenine(1518)-N(6)/adenine(1519)-N(6))-dimethyltransferase RsmA translates to MQRESWCPLTIRLLGRTEIRQLAKDLDFRPTKTLGQNFVHDANTIRRIVSASGVGKGDHVIEVGPGLGSLTLGLLDKGAAVTAVEVDPVLARRLPTTIKEHSHSEFNRFSVIHQDVLNLTPADIQGEPTAMVANLPYNVAVPALLRILTEFDSVKTILVMVQSEVADRLTAEPGSRIYGVPSVKVRYFGKVKRLGTVSPAVFWPIPRVYSGLVRIDRHADAAWPSDAGFRKELFDLIDISFAQRRKTSRNAFAEWAGSGDESARRLLAASIDPARRGETLDVADFARLLERSAIS, encoded by the coding sequence ATGCAGCGCGAGAGTTGGTGCCCGCTGACCATCAGGCTGCTCGGCCGTACCGAGATCCGACAACTGGCCAAGGATCTCGATTTCCGACCGACGAAGACGCTGGGCCAGAACTTTGTTCATGACGCCAACACCATTCGCCGGATCGTGTCGGCCTCGGGTGTGGGTAAGGGCGACCACGTCATCGAGGTCGGGCCCGGGCTCGGCTCGCTGACGCTGGGTCTGCTCGATAAGGGCGCCGCGGTGACCGCTGTCGAGGTCGATCCCGTGCTGGCGCGGCGCCTTCCGACCACTATCAAGGAACACTCGCACAGCGAGTTCAACCGATTCTCGGTGATACACCAGGACGTGCTGAACCTCACGCCCGCCGATATTCAGGGCGAGCCGACGGCGATGGTGGCGAACCTCCCGTACAACGTCGCGGTGCCCGCGCTCCTGCGAATCCTGACCGAATTCGACTCGGTGAAAACCATTTTGGTGATGGTTCAGTCCGAGGTCGCCGATCGCCTGACCGCGGAGCCGGGTTCGCGGATCTACGGGGTGCCCAGCGTCAAGGTGCGCTACTTCGGCAAGGTGAAGCGTCTGGGCACGGTGTCGCCGGCGGTGTTCTGGCCGATCCCGCGGGTGTACTCGGGACTGGTACGCATCGATCGCCACGCGGATGCGGCATGGCCCTCCGACGCCGGGTTCCGCAAGGAGCTCTTCGATCTCATCGATATCTCGTTCGCGCAGCGCCGCAAGACATCTCGTAATGCCTTCGCCGAATGGGCGGGCTCGGGTGACGAGTCGGCGCGTCGGCTGCTGGCGGCCAGCATCGACCCCGCGCGCCGCGGCGAGACGCTGGATGTCGCCGATTTCGCGCGGCTGCTGGAACGTTCGGCAATCAGCTAA